The genomic DNA TGCGGGGCAGCCGGTCGGAGACGCCGTCGCGGTGGTATTCGCTGTAGCCGCGCCAGTAGGCGGTGATGTTGCCGGCGTTGCCGACGGGCAGCGAGTGCACGTCAGGGGCGGTGCCGAGGGCGTCGACGATCTCGAACGCGGCCGTCTTCTGACCCTCGATGCGGACCGGGTTGACCGAGTTGACCAGGGCGATGGTCGGGTAGTCGGCGGTCAGCTTGCGGGCCAACTCCAGACAGTCGTCGAAGTTGCCGTCGACCTGAATGATCTTGGCGCCGTGCATGACTGCCTGCGCCAGCTTGCCCATGGCGATCTTGCCCTGCGGGATCAGCACCGCGCAGGTGATGCCGGCGCGCGCGGCGTAGGCCGCCGCCGAGGCCGAGGTGTTGCCGGTGGACGCGCAAAGCACGGCCTTCTGGCCGCGGGCCACGGCGTCGCTCACGGCCATGGTCATGCCACGGTCCTTGAACGAACCGGTCGGGTTGAGCCCCTCGACCTTCAGATGCACTGTGCAGCCGGTCAGTTCGCTCAGCCGCTTGGCGTGGATCAGCGGGGTGCCACCCTCGAGCAGGGTGACCGGCGTCCAGTTCTCGGTGCCGGGCAGACGGTCCCGGTAGGCCTCGATCAGGCCGGGCCACGGCTTGTGCACGCTCATTACTTACTG from Mycolicibacterium phocaicum includes the following:
- the thrC gene encoding threonine synthase yields the protein MSVHKPWPGLIEAYRDRLPGTENWTPVTLLEGGTPLIHAKRLSELTGCTVHLKVEGLNPTGSFKDRGMTMAVSDAVARGQKAVLCASTGNTSASAAAYAARAGITCAVLIPQGKIAMGKLAQAVMHGAKIIQVDGNFDDCLELARKLTADYPTIALVNSVNPVRIEGQKTAAFEIVDALGTAPDVHSLPVGNAGNITAYWRGYSEYHRDGVSDRLPRMLGTQAAGAAPLVLGEPVKNPETIATAIRIGSPASWDGAVAAKEQSDGRFLAATDEEILAAYHLVAKAEGVFVEPASAASIAGLLKSIEDGWVKPGSTVVCTVTGNGLKDPDNALKGMPEVKAIPVDPTAVVEQLGLV